The proteins below come from a single Candidatus Zixiibacteriota bacterium genomic window:
- the thpR gene encoding RNA 2',3'-cyclic phosphodiesterase: MRCFIAVKISAEQKDRIASIIDDFRREDVRVKWVKPENLHVTLKFLGEVDEHNLPDMFSALEKSLTSCKEFDFSLKGLGCFPNRRRPRVIWVGIDEGAPELKKLAGDIDRTMQEFGFKPEKRGFSAHLTIGRVKDPRGIEVLTNRFDDIKFVSDSCTIDEIVFYQSILKPEGPTYVPQKRIKLQVK, from the coding sequence ATGCGCTGTTTTATCGCTGTAAAGATATCGGCTGAGCAGAAAGATCGAATCGCCTCCATAATCGATGATTTCCGGCGCGAGGATGTCCGCGTCAAATGGGTCAAGCCGGAGAACCTGCATGTCACCCTCAAATTCCTGGGAGAAGTCGATGAACACAATCTGCCGGATATGTTCTCGGCCCTCGAAAAGTCATTGACATCCTGTAAAGAATTCGATTTTTCATTGAAGGGCCTGGGATGTTTCCCCAATCGTCGCCGTCCGCGGGTGATCTGGGTCGGAATCGACGAGGGCGCGCCTGAACTGAAGAAGCTGGCCGGAGATATCGACAGGACGATGCAGGAATTTGGTTTCAAGCCCGAAAAGCGGGGCTTCTCGGCTCATCTGACGATCGGACGTGTCAAAGACCCGCGCGGGATCGAGGTCTTGACAAATCGCTTCGATGATATTAAATTTGTGAGTGATTCGTGTACAATTGATGAAATTGTCTTTTATCAGAGCATCCTCAAGCCAGAGGGACCGACATACGTACCGCAAAAGCGAATAAAACTTCAGGTGAAATAA